A stretch of Ipomoea triloba cultivar NCNSP0323 chromosome 13, ASM357664v1 DNA encodes these proteins:
- the LOC116002047 gene encoding zinc finger BED domain-containing protein DAYSLEEPER-like — translation MASQFTPTTPETPIDNNELVVHSEMMADHEILPDEMMLNNEIVPMEMQENSLGTPLNGSEMQPKKRRKKKSMVWEFFTIEAVGNGCRRACCKQCKQSFAYSQGCKVAGTSHLKRHIAKGTCAAVLRNQLNNNPYSAPAKMRGYRGTTTTAATTTTTDTPKRRYRTATTPFIAFDSDRCRQEISRMTIMHDYPLHMVEHPGFVAFVQSLQPRFDMVSFNTVQGDCVATYLREKQAIHKVIEGMPGRICLTLDMWSSHLRVGYMFITGQFIDSDWKIHRKVLNVIMEPYPDSDTAFSHAIAVCLSDWSIEGKLFSVTINQPLTDSAIDNVRALLSVKNPLILNGQLLVGNCLARTLSSIAVDALNFAHEAIKRVRDSVKYVKTSESNEERFLELKQQLQVPTTKNLSLDDQTQWNTTFEMLIAAYELKEVFSCLDTSDPDYKGGPSAEDWKQVETLYNYLKILFDTANLLSAPTIPTTNTFFHEAWKIQLELARAAVSEDPFVSGLTKSMQEKFDKYWKSCCLILSIAVIVDPRFKMKLVEFSFSKIYGDDAATYVRIVDEGIHELFQDYVALPLPLTPTYIEEANGGAVNTQDAQELSTNELGLTDFDAFIMETSSQQSRSELDQYLEESLLPRVHEFDVVGWWKLNRMKYPTLSKMARDILTVPVSTAPADSVFSTVHKEMDRYRCSLRPETVEALVCAKDWQQNELVKSITAPIKMEVPI, via the coding sequence ATGGCTTCCCAGTTCACTCCAACTACACCCGAAACTCCTATTGATAACAATGAGCTTGTAGTTCACAGCGAAATGATGGCTGATCACGAGATATTACCTGACGAGATGATGCTTAACAATGAGATTGTTCCAATGGAGATGCAAGAAAACAGTTTGGGAACACCGCTCAATGGTTCGGAAATGCAGCCTAAGAAGCGCAGGAAAAAGAAGTCAATGGTTTGGGAATTCTTCACTATTGAAGCTGTCGGTAATGGATGCAGAAGGGCTTGCTGTAAACAATGCAAGCAGTCGTTTGCTTACAGCCAAGGCTGTAAAGTAGCTGGCACTAGTCATCTCAAACGCCACATTGCCAAAGGCACCTGTGCAGCAGTCCTTCGTAATCAGCTGAATAATAACCCATATAGCGCACCTGCAAAGATGAGAGGATACAGGGGCACTACTACTActgctgctactactactactactgatACACCAAAGCGGCGGTACCGAACTGCTACTACACCTTTCATCGCTTTTGACTCAGATCGTTGCCGCCAGGAGATTTCTAGGATGACCATCATGCACGACTACCCACTGCACATGGTTGAGCATCCAGGCTTTGTTGCTTTTGTCCAGAGTCTTCAACCTCGGTTTGATATGGTGAGCTTCAACACTGTACAAGGGGATTGTGTGGCAACTTACCTTAGAGAAAAACAAGCCATTCATAAGGTGATTGAGGGAATGCCTGGGCGAATCTGTCTTACACTTGATATGTGGTCGTCTCACCTCAGAGTTGGTTATATGTTTATAACTGGGCAGTTCATTGACAGTGACTGGAAGATCCACAGGAAAGTTCTTAATGTCATCATGGAACCGTATCCAGACTCTGATACGGCTTTCAGCCATGCTATTGCCGTTTGCCTTTCTGACTGGAGTATAGAGGGTAAGCTCTTCTCAGTCACCATCAATCAACCTCTCACTGATAGTGCGATAGATAATGTGAGGGCGTTACTCTCTGTCAAGAACCCTCTTATTCTCAATGGTCAATTGTTGGTTGGGAATTGCCTTGCTCGCACTCTAAGCAGTATTGCAGTAGATGCATTGAACTTTGCCCATGAAGCTATCAAGAGAGTTAGAGACAGTGTGAAGTATGTTAAAACTTCAGAGTCCAATGAAGAAAGGTTTCTTGAGCTCAAGCAACAGCTTCAAGTTCCAACCACAAAGAATTTGTCACTTGATGACCAAACGCAATGGAACACAACATTTGAGATGTTAATAGCTGCATACGAGTTAAAGGAAGTCTTTTCTTGTTTGGATACTTCTGATCCCGACTACAAGGGTGGCCCATCAGCTGAAGACTGGAAGCAAGTAGAGACACTgtataattatttgaaaattcTCTTTGATACTGCTAATCTTCTGAGTGCACCGACAATCCCAACAACAAACACATTCTTCCATGAAGCTTGGAAGATTCAGTTGGAACTTGCTCGGGCAGCAGTTAGCGAGGATCCCTTTGTCAGCGGTCTTACAAAGTCGATGCAAGAGAAGTTTGATAAATACTGGAAGAGCTGTTGCCTAATATTATCAATTGCAGTAATTGTGGATCCACGCTTCAAAATGAAGCTTGTTGAGTTCAGCTTCTCTAAAATTTATGGTGACGATGCCGCAACATATGTGAGGATTGTTGATGAGGGAATTCACGAGCTCTTCCAGGATTACGTAGCACTTCCACTGCCTCTGACCCCGACTTATATTGAAGAAGCAAACGGTGGAGCTGTCAACACACAGGATGCTCAAGAGCTTTCTACTAATGAACTCGGACTCACCGATTTTGATGCCTTCATCATGGAGACTTCAAGCCAGCAGTCTCGGTCTGAATTGGATCAGTACTTGGAGGAGTCTTTGTTGCCCCGAGTCCATGAGTTTGACGTTGTAGGCTGGTGGAAACTGAACAGGATGAAGTACCCTACGCTTTCAAAGATGGCTCGTGATATCTTGACCGTCCCAGTATCAACTGCTCCCGCAGACTCAGTATTTAGCACGGTGCACAAAGAAATGGACCGCTACAGGTGTTCCTTGCGACCCGAGACCGTCGAGGCCCTTGTGTGCGCTAAGGACTGGCAACAGAATGAATTGGTAAAAAGTATAACAGCACCAATAAAAATGGAGGTCCCCATTTAA
- the LOC116002006 gene encoding putative late blight resistance protein homolog R1B-17, translated as MASIALTSLMSTIELQFLQPLPRVSLHDDRAPIKSFFEALSSLREFLEIFHFRGAAIEDLEIKIRDFALKSEDDIEMQLSDFLLSRDTDHREEASQKLCQTLLEAAENAAELLKVSNIEKDGETERKMTYDALTSLMTTIQLRFLQSFTRVSCVQSPPKSLKENLCSLREFLEISNSHGAAIKDLETRIREFALKAKDNIKTLLGKIRFAKDTQRRENASRKLHQTLQQVAENAAELLNIINSTTNNVKGDGSLRCSPKFEDRMVGRQNDVRTIKNQLFSGFGGLKVIPIIGMLGIGKTTLARRIFEDQLVASHFQVKCWITIPQKYNDSQMLRDILLSIIPAKPHESRKGITPGELAELVRECLMHRRYLIVLDDIWSTQHWEDIKRCFPSSENGSRVLLTTRFYEVADYACSIKGNHHVMSLLDSNESWDLFRNIFPLEKYSAPRFENFRSHLFHVVEKCDGLPQTIVVVADRLSKCKNNIQHELKKIEKELESLGILGHSALTIICSQLPEELKVCFLYLGVFPKRSEIQVKTLLRLWIAEGFVKPSKHEELEKNAYGYLEGLVNRSLVLISSRSFDGKIKTCTVHSALHNICSREAQKEGILCVVNTQQLPRWTVNVFASSCRWLSLYTHSFDYYVLFTLNNPRSIFFFHENPDIFVPFKLLRVLAFVPSAFLQRVPMQLGDLVFLRYLSVTQWFEGLDDVVSTNLNLQTLVVSGSELQLGAPTRHLPSTIWESPQLRHLELGTLYTVDPPSVVKENLQTLSWVGPIHCRKDVYLKFPNIKKLKIFCKEDLEPSHTCGSCSNPIILGNLDYLVELEMLKISVPVGSSVTLPEQSVFPLQLKKLRLSGINLSEKDLTVIGTLQWLEVLKLENAFYGEVWEVVEGGFYRLRFLFLEAKKLERLKVYIDSFPCLERLVLKSCSCLEEIPSSFGEIFTLQSIELDRHSHPSVIASAKDIQAHLLEYYGKGNFEIKIHGPEYDESQHTQIVESVEDNLAGSQSCICHKLQKIDTDRS; from the exons ATGGCTTCTATTGCTTTAACTTCTCTCATGTCAACAATTGAGCTTCAGTTTCTGCAACCTCTCCCAAGGGTGTCTCTTCATGATGATCGAGCGCCCATCAAATCTTTCTTCGAAGCCCTTTCGTCTTTGCGAGAATTTCTGGAGATATTCCATTTTCGCGGTGCTGCAATCGAAGATTTGGAGATCAAAATCAGAGACTTTGCACTGAAATCTGAAGACGACATCGAAATGCAACTCAGCGACTTTCTTCTCTCCAGAGACACCGATCATCGAGAAGAAGCTTCCCAGAAACTCTGTCAAACCTTGCTAGAAGCAGCGGAAAACGCAGCAGAGTTGTTGAAGGTTAGCAATATAGAAAAAGATGGAGAAACAGAGAGAAAGATGACTTATGATGCTTTAACTTCTCTCATGACGACAATTCAGCTTAGGTTtctgcaatccttcacaagggTGTCTTGTGTTCAATCGCCACCGAAATCTCTCAAAGAAAACCTTTGTTCTTTGCGAGAATTTCTGGAGATATCCAATTCTCATGGCGCTGCAATCAAAGATTTGGAAACCAGAATCAGAGAATTtgcactcaaagcaaaagataACATCAAAACACTCTTAGGGAAAATCCGTTTTGCCAAAGACACACAGCGCCGAGAAAATGCTTCACGGAAACTCCACCAAACCTTGCAACAAGTAGCAGAAAATGCAGCAGAGTTGCTGAACATTATCAACAGCACAACCAACAATGTTAAGGGAGATGGATCCTTGAGGTGCTCTCCAAAGTTTGAGGACAGAATGGTGGGTCGTCAAAATGATGTTAGAACAATAAAGAATCAACTCTTCAGTGGCTTTGGTGGTCTAAAAGTGATCCCAATTATTGGGATGTTGGGCATAGGAAAGACAACTTTAGCTCGAAGAATCTTTGAAGATCAACTGGTTGCATCACATTTCCAGGTAAAATGCTGGATTACTATACCTCAAAAGTACAACGACAGCCAAATGCTACGGGACATTCTTCTGTCAATTATACCAGCAAAGCCACATGAAAGTAGAAAGGGAATCACTCCTGGTGAACTAGCGGAGCTGGTACGCGAATGCTTGATGCACAGGAGGTATCTAATTGTTTTGGATGACATATGGAGCACTCAGCATTGGGAAGACATCAAACGATGTTTTCCTAGTTCTGAGAATGGAAGTCGAGTATTGCTGACCACTCGGTTCTATGAGGTGGCTGATTATGCTTGCTCAATCAAAGGTAATCATCATGTTATGAGTTTACTTGATTCAAATGAAAGTTGGGATCTATTCCGCAATATCTTTCCTCTTGAAAAGTATAGTGCACCAAGGTTTGAAAACTTTAGGAGTCACTTATTCCATGTTGTGGAGAAATGTGATGGACTACCACAAACAATTGTTGTAGTTGCGGATCGTTTATCTAAATGCAAAAACAACATACAACATGAATTGAAAAAGATTGAAAAGGAATTAGAGTCATTGGGAATTCTGGGTCATAGTGCACTCACTATCATTTGCAGTCAACTGCCAGAAGAATTGAAAGTTTGTTTTCTATATCTTGGAGTCTTCCCAAAGCGTAGTGAAATCCAAGTTAAAACACTTCTTAGGTTATGGATTGCTGAGGGATTTGTGAAGCCATCAAAACATGAGGAGTTAGAAAAGAATGCTTATGGTTATTTAGAAGGTCTTGTTAATAGAAGTCTTGTCTTAATAAGTAGTCGGAGTTTTGATGGAAAAATTAAGACTTGTACGGTGCACAGTGCATTGCATAACATTTGTTCAAGAGAAGCCCAAAAAGAGGGTATTTTATGTGTAGTAAATACTCAACAACTTCCAAGGTGGACAGTAAATGTGTTCGCAAGTTCGTGTCGTTGGTTAAGTTTATACACACATAGTTTTGATTATTATGTGTTGTTTACTTTAAACAACCCTCgctccattttcttctttcatgAAAATCCTGACATTTTTGTACCCTTCAAGCTGTTAAGAGTTTTGGCTTTTGTTCCATCTGCATTCCTCCAAAGAGTGCCAATGCAATTAGGTGACTTAGTTTTTTTGAGATACTTGTCTGTAACACAATGGTTTGAAGGTCTCGATGATGTAGTGTCAACTAATTTGAATTTGCAGACACTTGTTGTTTCTGGTAGTGAATTACAACTTGGAGCACCAACTCGGCATTTGCCATCAACAATTTGGGAGTCACCACAGTTAAGGCATCTCGAACTTGGTACCTTGTATACGGTTGATCCTCCCAGTGTGGTTAAAGAGAATTTGCAAACGCTATCTTGGGTTGGTCCAATTCATTGCAGAAAGGACGTGTATTTGAAGTTTCCAAACATAAAGAAACTGAAAATTTTTTGCAAAGAAGACTTGGAGCCCAGTCACACTTGTGGGTCTTGTAGCAATCCTATTATTTTGGGTAATCTTGACTATTTGGTAGAGCTGGAGATGCTAAAAATCTCAGTTCCTGTTGGCTCTTCTGTAACTCTTCCAGAACAGTCTGTATTTCCTTTACAATTGAAGAAGTTGAGATTGAGTGGAATTAATCTTTCTGAGAAGGATTTAACGGTGATTGGCACGCTGCAATGGCTTGAGGTGCTCAAGCTGGAAAATGCCTTCTATGGGGAAGTATGGGAAGTAGTAGAAGGAGGATTCTATAGATTAAGATTCTTGTTCCTTGAAGCTAAAAAACTCGAGCGGTTGAAGGTTTATATTGACTCTTTCCCATGTCTCGAGCGTCTAGTCCTAAAATCTTGTTCTTGTTTGGAAGAGATCCCTAGcagttttggagaaattttCACCCTGCAGTCAATTGAGTTGGACAGGCATAGCCACCCTTCTGTTATTGCTTCTGCCAAGGATATTCAAGCACACCTACTGGAATATTATGGAAAAGGAAATTTTGAG ATCAAAATCCATGGGCCTGAATATGATGAATCACAGCATACACAGATAGTAGAGTCTGTAGAAGACAACTTAGCAGGCTCACAGTCTTGCATCTGCCACAAACTTCAAAAGATTGACACAGATCGCAGTTAA
- the LOC116002007 gene encoding putative late blight resistance protein homolog R1A-10 — translation MASVVLASLKATMEFEIQQPSPRVLPDDLIQMGSLIQHLSTLQAFMKKFHIKAFEDAKIKSVENQIKHVSLKAEDKIEIQLRNVLLAVGEKRKEDARREIHGILEEIRKDIDKLLETVKQHDSSLADCSQFLPDQDTIPLTPRKEEMVGNREELEQIIKQLKCKTEERQIISISGMGGIGKTTLARTIYDDPVTNHFDVRAWTTMSQQYEGKQTLIALLRCITTLTPEEIKTSTKEDLADRLQKLLKGRRYLIVVDDVWSVEAWDDIKRCFPNEINNKGSILLLTTRDKKVAKYTHSGNSPYGLKLLNEVDSWVLFSRNLDFEIRFPKSLGYEDVGKKIAKQCQGLPLSIVVVVGILLSKGSLGEWEKIREELALILTVDEQCTKIPALSYKHLPLHLKPCFLHLGVFPEDSEMPAKKLVRLWIAEGFVKVGNGKALKDMKKALDEMEKTVVEDMDNTLVMDKALQGMDNTLKDMGRALEDTALEYLQALISKSLILIRNQSSNGEVKTCRMHDLLHDFCVNKAEDENLLYAGSMRRFRTVKNLNDGGSTSNDDGSKSNDGGSTSNDDGSKRNDDGSKSNDESTSNGGSVKHEGFRWLSFWPNYGNVYICYNLDKSRSLSFLHRDAIPTLIGQCLPSNLLRVLDLIELPPLSNEIFMSLRDLVLLRYMDIALDDCLSPEELVDVVSKTQNLQTLIISQNGTGFSDMCLPSKLLKSPQLRHVEVSYALSVDPPRKVKEALHTLYWLSLDHCTKEVFSRIPNVKKLGIICGSKPSPKAIEPANLENLESLVDKLETLMIAFRKGSPTGLQSLKSLPLNLNIKKLKLKRTCLPWSEINLIGMLPNLEVLKLKEVSDGPDWEPTEGNFSKLKFLYLEAEKLESWEVDGGDQFRCLKHLVLKKCTKLKAIPTGFEDVNTLESIELLNCPLPVKESAREISDNRETYGSKPINIRHVDQIQEVDDDEDADDSSE, via the exons ATGGCTTCCGTCGTATTAGCTTCTCTCAAGGCAACAATGGAGTTTGAGATTCAGCAGCCCAGCCCCCGGGTGCTCCCCGATGACCTAATACAGATGGGATCTCTCATTCAACATCTTTCTACCTTGCAAGCCTTCATGAAGAAATTCCACATCAAAGCCTTCGAGGATGCCAAAATCAAAAGTGTGGAGAACCAAATCAAACACGTTTCTCTTAAAGCAGAAGACAAGATTGAGATTCAACTCAGAAACGTTCTCCTGGCGGTAGGCGAAAAGCGGAAAGAAGACGCTCGCAGAGAGATCCATGGAATCCTGGAGGAAATCAGAAAAGACATAGACAAATTGTTGGAGACCGTGAAGCAGCACGATAGCTCGTTAGCTGATTGCTCGCAATTTCTTCCCGACCAGGACACTATCCCTCTCACGCCGCGTAAGGAAGAAATGGTGGGAAACCGTGAGGAGTTGGAGCAGATAATTAAGCAACTCAAATGCAAGACTGAAGAACGACAAATTATCTCAATTTCTGGAATGGGAGGCATCG GCAAGACGACTTTAGCAAGAACAATCTATGATGATCCAGTTACAAATCATTTTGATGTTCGTGCTTGGACTACAATGTCACAACAATATGAGGGGAAACAAACTCTCATTGCCCTTCTTCGATGCATTACGACCTTGACCCCCGAAGAAATTAAGACGTCAACCAAGGAGGATTTAGCAGATCGATTACAAAAGCTGTTGAAGGGAAGAAGGTATCTAATTGTTGTGGATGATGTATGGAGTGTTGAAGCTTGGGATGATATCAAACGTTGTTTTCCgaatgaaattaataataaggGGAGCATCTTATTATTGACTACTCGAGACAAAAAGGTGGCTAAGTATACTCATTCAGGTAACTCACCTTATGGCTTGAAACTTTTAAATGAAGTGGATAGTTGGGTTCTATTTTCTAGAAACCTTGATTTTGAAATACGCTTTCCAAAATCACTGGGTTATGAGGACGTTGGGAAGAAAATCGCTAAACAATGCCAAGGATTACCCCTTTCCATTGTTGTAGTTGTGGGGATTCTGCTCAGTAAAGGATCATTGGGTGAATGGGAGAAAATTCGAGAAGAATTAGCATTGATATTAACAGTTGATGAACAATGTACAAAAATTCCAGCTTTGAGTTACAAACACTTGCCTCTGCATTTGAAACCTTGTTTTCTACATTTGGGAGTCTTTCCAGAAGACAGTGAGATGCCTGCCAAAAAGCTTGTTAGGTTGTGGATTGCCGAGGGGTTTGTGAAAGTAGGTAATGGCAAGGCATTGAAAGACATGAAAAAAGCATTGGATGAGATGGAAAAGACAGTAGTGGAAGACATGGACAATACATTGGTAATGGACAAGGCATTGCAAGGCATGGACAACACATTGAAAGATATGGGCAGGGCATTAGAAGACACAGCTCTCGAGTACTTACAAGCTCTTATTAGTAAAAGCTTGATTCTCATTCGCAATCAGAGCTCTAATGGTGAAGTCAAGACATGCAGAATGCATGATCTCTTGCATGACTTTTGTGTGAACAAAGCTGAAGATGAGAACCTTTTGTATGCTGGTAGCATGAGAAGATTTAGAACAGTGAAGAATTTAAATGATGGTGGAAGTACAAGCAATGATGATGGAAGTAAAAGCAATGATGGTGGAAGTACAAGCAATGATGATGGAAGTAAAAGGAATGATGATGGAAGTAAAAGCAATGATGAAAGTACAAGCAACGGTGGAAGTGTAAAGCACGAAGGATTTCGTTGGTTGAGTTTTTGGCCAAATTATGGAAATGTTTATATTTGCTATAATTTGGACAAATCTCGCTCCCTATCTTTTCTGCATAGAGATGCTATTCCAACACTTATTGGCCAGTGTTTACCGTCTAACTTGTTAAGAGTGTTGGATTTGATTGAATTACCACCATTATCTAATGAAATTTTCATGAGTTTAAGGGATCTAGTTCTTCTGAGGTACATGGATATAGCCTTGGATGACTGTCTAAGTCCTGAAGAGCTCGTGGATGTTGTTTCTAAGACTCAAAATTTGCAAACACTTATTATTTCTCAGAATGGAACGGGCTTCAGTGATATGTGTTTGCCATCTAAACTTTTGAAGTCACCACAGCTGAGGCATGTTGAGGTTAGCTATGCTCTTTCAGTGGATCCTCCAAGAAAGGTCAAAGAGGCCTTGCACACATTGTACTGGTTGAGTCTAGACCATTGTACCAAGGAAGTCTTTTCCAGGATTCCAAATGTAAAAAAGTTGGGGATTATTTGTGGATCTAAGCCAAGTCCAAAGGCCATAGAGCCTGCTAATCTTGAGAATCTTGAAAGTTTGGTGGATAAGCTCGAGACATTAATGATTGCATTCCGAAAAGGCTCACCAACAGGCCTTCAGAGTCTGAAGTCTTTGCCACTAAACCTCAACATCAAGAAATTGAAACTGAAGAGAACTTGTTTGCCGTGGAGTGAAATAAACTTAATTGGCATGTTGCCCAATCTTGAAGTACTGAAACTGAAAGAAGTTTCTGATGGTCCAGATTGGGAACCCACAGAGGGAAACTTCAGTAAGCTAAAATTCTTGTACCTTGAAGCTGAAAAACTTGAAAGTTGGGAGGTCGATGGAGGGGATCAGTTTCGTTGCCTTAAGCACCTAGTCCTTAAAAAGTGTACAAAATTGAAAGCTATTCCAACTGGCTTTGAAGATGTAAACACACTGGAGTCAATTGAGTTACTAAATTGCCCCCTCCCTGTTAAGGAATCTGCCCGAGAAATTAGTGATAACCGGGAGACTTATGGAAGCAAACCCATCAATATTCGCCATG TGGACCAAATACaagaagttgatgatgatgaagatgctGATGATTCTTCCGAATAA